One genomic window of bacterium includes the following:
- a CDS encoding serpin family protein, with protein MQKWIVFSALALTFGLSMQAVTSQATKVATANSKFGLNLYSQLNQRAETRNIFFSPSSVSWCLSMLFNGAEGNTKQEMAQALQISGLSLQELNSAYGEWRNTWVKPDPKVEIDVANSIWSRRGLSFKPEFLQTNKNFYAAEVSELDFNDPQSLLTINSWVKNKTRGKIEKIIDQISADSVLFLINAIYFKGKWTIEFDPAKTKEENFVTVPGKQMHVKMMHQRGTYQYQEQPEFQSVALPYGDGRLKMHVFLPSKEVGLNKFHQTLTHANWERWMTQYEESEGSIGLPRFRIEYETTLNQALKTLGMKNAFDPSQADFGGMITGSQRPYVSEVKHKAFVEVNEEGTEAAAVTSTEVRIVSMPIPKKTFQMIMDRPFFFAIRDGSTGAVLFMGAVSDPV; from the coding sequence ATGCAAAAATGGATCGTTTTTTCAGCGCTTGCATTGACGTTCGGGCTCAGTATGCAGGCCGTCACTTCTCAGGCAACGAAGGTAGCTACGGCCAATTCAAAGTTTGGTTTAAATTTGTATTCCCAACTCAACCAGCGAGCGGAAACCAGGAACATCTTCTTCTCCCCCTCGAGCGTATCCTGGTGTCTCAGCATGTTATTCAATGGAGCGGAAGGGAACACCAAACAGGAAATGGCGCAGGCTCTTCAGATCAGCGGATTGAGCCTGCAGGAGCTGAACAGTGCTTACGGTGAATGGCGAAACACATGGGTAAAACCTGACCCGAAAGTAGAGATCGATGTTGCAAATTCAATCTGGTCAAGGCGCGGTCTTTCTTTCAAACCTGAATTCTTGCAAACAAATAAGAATTTCTACGCTGCTGAAGTTAGTGAACTCGATTTCAATGATCCCCAATCGCTGTTAACCATTAATTCGTGGGTCAAGAACAAAACAAGAGGCAAGATAGAGAAAATTATTGATCAGATTAGCGCCGATTCGGTCCTTTTCCTCATCAATGCGATCTACTTCAAGGGAAAATGGACAATCGAATTCGATCCAGCAAAAACGAAGGAAGAGAACTTTGTCACGGTTCCTGGAAAGCAAATGCATGTGAAGATGATGCATCAGCGCGGTACGTATCAGTATCAGGAGCAACCGGAATTTCAGTCAGTTGCTCTGCCTTATGGCGATGGTCGTTTGAAAATGCACGTTTTTCTTCCGTCTAAAGAAGTAGGGCTGAATAAGTTTCATCAGACTCTTACTCACGCAAACTGGGAAAGATGGATGACACAGTATGAAGAATCGGAAGGAAGCATCGGTTTACCGCGTTTTCGAATCGAGTACGAAACAACGTTGAATCAGGCGCTCAAAACGCTCGGAATGAAAAACGCATTTGATCCGTCTCAAGCCGATTTCGGCGGAATGATCACGGGCTCTCAAAGACCGTACGTCAGCGAGGTTAAGCATAAGGCTTTTGTGGAAGTCAATGAAGAAGGTACTGAAGCAGCCGCCGTCACATCAACCGAGGTTCGAATCGTATCGATGCCGATTCCCAAAAAGACGTTTCAAATGATCATGGATCGTCCCTTTTTCTTTGCGATTCGGGACGGCTCGACCGGTGCTGTACTCTTTATGGGAGCTGTCAGCGATCCTGTCTAG